In Amia ocellicauda isolate fAmiCal2 chromosome 5, fAmiCal2.hap1, whole genome shotgun sequence, a genomic segment contains:
- the ppfibp1b gene encoding liprin-beta-1b isoform X16, which translates to MMSDASDMLAAALEQMDGIIAGSKALEYSNGIFDCQSPTSPFMGSLRALHLVEDLRGLLELMETEEKEGLRCQIPDSTAETILEWLQGHLTNGHISVSGDVYQERLSRLESDKESLVLQVSVLTDQVEAQGEKIRDLDLCLDEHREKLNATEEMLQQELLSRTALETQKLDLMAEVSNLKLKLTAMEKDRLDFDERFRDSEGLIQEISELRFRVTEMENERLQYERKLKSTKSLMAKLSSLKIKVGQMQYEKQKMEHKIQTLKDELGMLKEQLENKEVELRRLRDATGFSVTPGERSEKEEKDFEVQKMKRAVESLMAANEEKDRKIEELRQSLNRYKKVQDMVMSAQVKKDKLKDGDSDESQSDSSMSVSTAISVVLESEKSPSPVADNEETPGMRQDELPKLHTSSLQVCIPSSSSTPKSSCVQEHNVNLEFTELDSKALPPELSEMQETPICDSPVTPNVTKASSLENLKSSETDKQTVISPIHQKPAEMAENFFILLKNKAYEEISKFGSLPPKSPNCSGSADDESFGTRKARSSFGRGFFKIKGNKRTASAPNLAETEREGTDHLDLAGVPRRSAETDSVHTSPDSKKKARGIKKLFGRLKRSQSTTFNPDEMSEGEFKRGGVRATAGPRLGWSRDLQNTSNELDTPFAKWTKDQVCSWLQEQGLGLHVNSAKHWIMSGQTLLQASQQDLERELGIKHPLHRKKLQLALQALGSEEDDNKGKLDYNWVTRWLDDIGLPQYKTQFDEGRVDGRMLHYMTVDDLLSLKVGSVLHHLSIKRAIQVLRINNYEPNCLRRRPSDENNITPAEISQWTNHRVMEWLRSVDLAEYAPNLRGSGVHGGLMVLEPRFNVETMALLLNIPPNKTLLRRHLATHFNLLIGLEAQQQKQESVESPDYNLLTATAKVKPRKLPFGSFGSLRKKRQEENEEYVCPMDVAMPKGSSFQKNYKRGVDIRLYDEDLDRLEQMEDSEGTVRQIGAFSEGINNLTSMLKEDEFFKELSTCSPSASVTDEDSNV; encoded by the exons ATGATGTCCGATGCCAGTGACATGTTGGCCGCAGCTTTGGAGCAGATGGATGGAATCATAGCAG GCTCCAAGGCTTTAGAATACTCCAATGGCATCTTTGACTGCCAGTCTCCTACCTCTCCCTTTATGGGCAGCCTCCGAGCACTACACCTGGTCGAAGACTTGCGTGGTTTGCTGGAACTAATGGAAACGGAGGAGAAGGAAGGGTTACGCTGTCAGATCCCAGACTCCACGGCGGAAACTATTTTAgaatggctccagggtcacctG ACCAATGGACACATTTCTGTGAGTGGTGATGTTTACCAAGAAAGACTCTCTCGCCTTGAGAGTGACAAGGAATCTCTTGTGTTACAA GTCAGTGTGTTAACCGATCAGGTGGAAGCTCAGGGGGAGAAGATCAGAGACCTTGACTTGTGCCTGGATGAACACCGGGAGAAGCTGAATGCTACTGAGGAGATGCTGCAACAG GAACTTTTGAGTAGGACAGCCCTTGAGACGCAGAAACTGGATCTGATGGCTGAGGTTTCCAACTTAAAACTGAAGCTGACTGCTATGGAGAAAGACCGTCTGGATTTCGATGAGAGATTCAGGGACAGCGAG gGCCTGATCCAGGAGATCAGTGAACTGAGGTTCAGAGTCACAGAGATGGAAAATGAAAGACTTCAGTATGAAAGGAAACTGAAATCGACAAAA TCTCTAATGGCCAAACTGTCTAGCCTGAAAATCAAGGTGGGTCAGATGCAgtatgaaaaacagaagatgGAACACAAAATCCAGACACTAAAG GATGAGCTAGGGATGCTGAAGGAGCAGCTGGAAAATAAAGAAGTGGAGTTGAGGAGGTTGCGTGATGCGACGGGCTTCAGTGTTACCCCTGGGGAGAGGTCGGAGAAGGAGGAGAAAG ATTTCGAGGTGCAGAAAATGAAAAGGGCAGTTGAGTCTTTAATGGCTGCAAATGAAGAAAAA GACCGTAAGATCGAGGAACTCAGGCAGTCCCTGAACCGCTATAAGAAGGTTCAGGACATGGTTATGTCAGCCCAAGTTAAGAAAG ACAAACTAAAGGATGGTGACAGTGATGAGAGCCAGAGTGACAGTTCCATGTCAGTGTCCACTGCCATTTCAGTGGTTCTCGAATCGGAAAAATCACCCTCACCTGTCGCAGACAACGAAGAGACACCGGGAATGAGGCAGGATGAG CTACCAAAATTACACACAAGCAGTCTCCAGGTGTGCATCCCATCTTCCTCATCAACCCCCAAGTCTTCCTGTGTTCAAGAGCACAATGTGAATCTGGAGTTCACTGAACTGGACAG CAAAGCGTTGCCTCCAGAGTTATCAGAAATGCAAGAAACCCCTATATGTGACAGCCCTGT AACTCCAAATGTCACGAAAGCAAGTAGTCTGGAAAATCTGAAGAGCAGTGAAACAGACAAG CAGACTGTCATTTCACCCATCCATCAGAAGCCAGCAGAG ATGGCGGAGAACTTTTTCATTCTCCTTAAG aaCAAAGCCTATGAGGAGATCAGCAAGTTTGGCAGTCTTCCTCCCAAGTCTCCCAATTGCTCTGGCTCGGCGGACGATGAGAGTTTTGGAACGAGGAAGGCCAGGTCTTCATTCGGGCGAGGATTTTTCAAGATCAAAGGAAACAAAAGAACTGCAAGTGCTCCTAATCTAG ccgagactgagagagagggcaCAGACCACCTGGACCTGGCAGGTGTGCCGCGCAGGTCTGCGGAGACTGACAGCGTCCACACGTCCCCCGACTCCAAGAAGAAGGCCAGAGGCATCAAGAAGTTATTTGGGag gCTTAAGAGAAGTCAGTCAACCACTTTCAACCCCGATGAGATGTCGGAGGGAGAATTCAAAAGAGGCGGAGTGAGGGCCACAGCAGGGCCCAGACTGGGCTGGTCTAGAGACTTGCAGAACACTAGCAA TGAACTCGACACACCCTTCGCCAAGTGGACGAAGGACCAGGTGTGCAGCTGGCTGCAGGAGCAGGGGCTGGGTCTGCACGTCAACTCAGCCAAGCACTGGATCATGTCTGGCCAGACTTTACTGCAGGCGTCTCAGCAGGATCTGGAGAGG GAGCTTGGGATTAAACACCCTCTGCACAGAAAGAAACTGCAGCTGGCTTTGCAGGCTCTAGGATCTGAGGAAGATGACAACAAAGGAAAGCTGGATTACAACTGGGTCACAA GGTGGCTGGACGATATTGGGTTACCCCAGTACAAGACTCAGTTTGACGAAGGCAGGGTAGATGGAAGGATGCTTCATTACATGACTGTG GATGATTTGTTGTCCCTGAAAGTAGGAAGTGTCCTTCATCATCTGAGTATTAAAAGAGCCATTCAGGTCCTGCGGATTAACAACTACGAACCCAACTGTTTGCGTAGGCGGCCTTCAGACGAG AACAACATCACTCCTGCGGAGATTTCACAGTGGACCAATCACAGAGTGATGGAATGGCTGCGGTCTGTGGATCTGGCCGAGTACGCCCCCAATCTGAGAGGGAGTGGTGTCCATGGGGGACTCATG GTTTTGGAGCCGCGCTTCAACGTGGAGACGATGGCTCTGCTGCTGAACATCCCTCCGAACAAGACCCTCCTGAGGAGACACCTGGCCACACACTTCAACCTGCTCATAGGCTTGGAGGCCCAGCAGCAGAAACAAGAGTCGGTGGAGTCACCTGACTACAACCTGCTCACGGCCACAGCCAAAGTCAAG CCTAGAAAACTGCCTTTCGGGAGCTTTGGAAGTCTGCGGAAGAAGAGACAGGAGGAGAACGAGGAGTATGTGTGCCCCATGGATGTGGCAATGCCCAAGGGAAGCAGTTTTCAGAAGAACTACAAGCGCGGAGTGGATATCCGGTTGTACGATGAAGACCTTGACCGTCTGGAACAG ATGGAGGACTCTGAGGGAACTGTACGGCAAATTGGAGCATTTTCAGAGGGCATCAACAACTTGACT AGCATGCTGAAAGAAGACGAATTCTTCAAAGAACTTTCGACTTgttcccccagcgccagtgttACAGACGAGGACTCaaatgtgtga
- the ppfibp1b gene encoding liprin-beta-1b isoform X10, which translates to MMSDASDMLAAALEQMDGIIAGSKALEYSNGIFDCQSPTSPFMGSLRALHLVEDLRGLLELMETEEKEGLRCQIPDSTAETILEWLQGHLTNGHISVSGDVYQERLSRLESDKESLVLQVSVLTDQVEAQGEKIRDLDLCLDEHREKLNATEEMLQQELLSRTALETQKLDLMAEVSNLKLKLTAMEKDRLDFDERFRDSEGLIQEISELRFRVTEMENERLQYERKLKSTKDELGMLKEQLENKEVELRRLRDATGFSVTPGERSEKEEKDDNLKKKLGVKHFEVQKMKRAVESLMAANEEKDRKIEELRQSLNRYKKVQDMVMSAQVKKDKLKDGDSDESQSDSSMSVSTAISVVLESEKSPSPVADNEETPGMRQDELPKLHTSSLQVCIPSSSSTPKSSCVQEHNVNLEFTELDSKALPPELSEMQETPICDSPVTPNVTKASSLENLKSSETDKQTVISPIHQKPAEMAENFFILLKNKAYEEISKFGSLPPKSPNCSGSADDESFGTRKARSSFGRGFFKIKGNKRTASAPNLDRSRSASAPTLAETEREGTDHLDLAGVPRRSAETDSVHTSPDSKKKARGIKKLFGRLKRSQSTTFNPDEMSEGEFKRGGVRATAGPRLGWSRDLQNTSNELDTPFAKWTKDQVCSWLQEQGLGLHVNSAKHWIMSGQTLLQASQQDLERELGIKHPLHRKKLQLALQALGSEEDDNKGKLDYNWVTRWLDDIGLPQYKTQFDEGRVDGRMLHYMTVDDLLSLKVGSVLHHLSIKRAIQVLRINNYEPNCLRRRPSDENNITPAEISQWTNHRVMEWLRSVDLAEYAPNLRGSGVHGGLMVLEPRFNVETMALLLNIPPNKTLLRRHLATHFNLLIGLEAQQQKQESVESPDYNLLTATAKVKPRKLPFGSFGSLRKKRQEENEEYVCPMDVAMPKGSSFQKNYKRGVDIRLYDEDLDRLEQMEDSEGTVRQIGAFSEGINNLTSMLKEDEFFKELSTCSPSASVTDEDSNV; encoded by the exons ATGATGTCCGATGCCAGTGACATGTTGGCCGCAGCTTTGGAGCAGATGGATGGAATCATAGCAG GCTCCAAGGCTTTAGAATACTCCAATGGCATCTTTGACTGCCAGTCTCCTACCTCTCCCTTTATGGGCAGCCTCCGAGCACTACACCTGGTCGAAGACTTGCGTGGTTTGCTGGAACTAATGGAAACGGAGGAGAAGGAAGGGTTACGCTGTCAGATCCCAGACTCCACGGCGGAAACTATTTTAgaatggctccagggtcacctG ACCAATGGACACATTTCTGTGAGTGGTGATGTTTACCAAGAAAGACTCTCTCGCCTTGAGAGTGACAAGGAATCTCTTGTGTTACAA GTCAGTGTGTTAACCGATCAGGTGGAAGCTCAGGGGGAGAAGATCAGAGACCTTGACTTGTGCCTGGATGAACACCGGGAGAAGCTGAATGCTACTGAGGAGATGCTGCAACAG GAACTTTTGAGTAGGACAGCCCTTGAGACGCAGAAACTGGATCTGATGGCTGAGGTTTCCAACTTAAAACTGAAGCTGACTGCTATGGAGAAAGACCGTCTGGATTTCGATGAGAGATTCAGGGACAGCGAG gGCCTGATCCAGGAGATCAGTGAACTGAGGTTCAGAGTCACAGAGATGGAAAATGAAAGACTTCAGTATGAAAGGAAACTGAAATCGACAAAA GATGAGCTAGGGATGCTGAAGGAGCAGCTGGAAAATAAAGAAGTGGAGTTGAGGAGGTTGCGTGATGCGACGGGCTTCAGTGTTACCCCTGGGGAGAGGTCGGAGAAGGAGGAGAAAG atgacaatttaaaaaagaagcTCGGAGTGAAAC ATTTCGAGGTGCAGAAAATGAAAAGGGCAGTTGAGTCTTTAATGGCTGCAAATGAAGAAAAA GACCGTAAGATCGAGGAACTCAGGCAGTCCCTGAACCGCTATAAGAAGGTTCAGGACATGGTTATGTCAGCCCAAGTTAAGAAAG ACAAACTAAAGGATGGTGACAGTGATGAGAGCCAGAGTGACAGTTCCATGTCAGTGTCCACTGCCATTTCAGTGGTTCTCGAATCGGAAAAATCACCCTCACCTGTCGCAGACAACGAAGAGACACCGGGAATGAGGCAGGATGAG CTACCAAAATTACACACAAGCAGTCTCCAGGTGTGCATCCCATCTTCCTCATCAACCCCCAAGTCTTCCTGTGTTCAAGAGCACAATGTGAATCTGGAGTTCACTGAACTGGACAG CAAAGCGTTGCCTCCAGAGTTATCAGAAATGCAAGAAACCCCTATATGTGACAGCCCTGT AACTCCAAATGTCACGAAAGCAAGTAGTCTGGAAAATCTGAAGAGCAGTGAAACAGACAAG CAGACTGTCATTTCACCCATCCATCAGAAGCCAGCAGAG ATGGCGGAGAACTTTTTCATTCTCCTTAAG aaCAAAGCCTATGAGGAGATCAGCAAGTTTGGCAGTCTTCCTCCCAAGTCTCCCAATTGCTCTGGCTCGGCGGACGATGAGAGTTTTGGAACGAGGAAGGCCAGGTCTTCATTCGGGCGAGGATTTTTCAAGATCAAAGGAAACAAAAGAACTGCAAGTGCTCCTAATCTAG ATCGCAGTCGGAGTGCAAGTGCCCCTACATTAG ccgagactgagagagagggcaCAGACCACCTGGACCTGGCAGGTGTGCCGCGCAGGTCTGCGGAGACTGACAGCGTCCACACGTCCCCCGACTCCAAGAAGAAGGCCAGAGGCATCAAGAAGTTATTTGGGag gCTTAAGAGAAGTCAGTCAACCACTTTCAACCCCGATGAGATGTCGGAGGGAGAATTCAAAAGAGGCGGAGTGAGGGCCACAGCAGGGCCCAGACTGGGCTGGTCTAGAGACTTGCAGAACACTAGCAA TGAACTCGACACACCCTTCGCCAAGTGGACGAAGGACCAGGTGTGCAGCTGGCTGCAGGAGCAGGGGCTGGGTCTGCACGTCAACTCAGCCAAGCACTGGATCATGTCTGGCCAGACTTTACTGCAGGCGTCTCAGCAGGATCTGGAGAGG GAGCTTGGGATTAAACACCCTCTGCACAGAAAGAAACTGCAGCTGGCTTTGCAGGCTCTAGGATCTGAGGAAGATGACAACAAAGGAAAGCTGGATTACAACTGGGTCACAA GGTGGCTGGACGATATTGGGTTACCCCAGTACAAGACTCAGTTTGACGAAGGCAGGGTAGATGGAAGGATGCTTCATTACATGACTGTG GATGATTTGTTGTCCCTGAAAGTAGGAAGTGTCCTTCATCATCTGAGTATTAAAAGAGCCATTCAGGTCCTGCGGATTAACAACTACGAACCCAACTGTTTGCGTAGGCGGCCTTCAGACGAG AACAACATCACTCCTGCGGAGATTTCACAGTGGACCAATCACAGAGTGATGGAATGGCTGCGGTCTGTGGATCTGGCCGAGTACGCCCCCAATCTGAGAGGGAGTGGTGTCCATGGGGGACTCATG GTTTTGGAGCCGCGCTTCAACGTGGAGACGATGGCTCTGCTGCTGAACATCCCTCCGAACAAGACCCTCCTGAGGAGACACCTGGCCACACACTTCAACCTGCTCATAGGCTTGGAGGCCCAGCAGCAGAAACAAGAGTCGGTGGAGTCACCTGACTACAACCTGCTCACGGCCACAGCCAAAGTCAAG CCTAGAAAACTGCCTTTCGGGAGCTTTGGAAGTCTGCGGAAGAAGAGACAGGAGGAGAACGAGGAGTATGTGTGCCCCATGGATGTGGCAATGCCCAAGGGAAGCAGTTTTCAGAAGAACTACAAGCGCGGAGTGGATATCCGGTTGTACGATGAAGACCTTGACCGTCTGGAACAG ATGGAGGACTCTGAGGGAACTGTACGGCAAATTGGAGCATTTTCAGAGGGCATCAACAACTTGACT AGCATGCTGAAAGAAGACGAATTCTTCAAAGAACTTTCGACTTgttcccccagcgccagtgttACAGACGAGGACTCaaatgtgtga
- the ppfibp1b gene encoding liprin-beta-1b isoform X17 — MMSDASDMLAAALEQMDGIIAGSKALEYSNGIFDCQSPTSPFMGSLRALHLVEDLRGLLELMETEEKEGLRCQIPDSTAETILEWLQGHLTNGHISVSGDVYQERLSRLESDKESLVLQVSVLTDQVEAQGEKIRDLDLCLDEHREKLNATEEMLQQELLSRTALETQKLDLMAEVSNLKLKLTAMEKDRLDFDERFRDSEGLIQEISELRFRVTEMENERLQYERKLKSTKDELGMLKEQLENKEVELRRLRDATGFSVTPGERSEKEEKDDNLKKKLGVKHFEVQKMKRAVESLMAANEEKDRKIEELRQSLNRYKKVQDMVMSAQVKKDKLKDGDSDESQSDSSMSVSTAISVVLESEKSPSPVADNEETPGMRQDELPKLHTSSLQVCIPSSSSTPKSSCVQEHNVNLEFTELDSKALPPELSEMQETPICDSPVTPNVTKASSLENLKSSETDKQTVISPIHQKPAEMAENFFILLKNKAYEEISKFGSLPPKSPNCSGSADDESFGTRKARSSFGRGFFKIKGNKRTASAPNLAETEREGTDHLDLAGVPRRSAETDSVHTSPDSKKKARGIKKLFGRLKRSQSTTFNPDEMSEGEFKRGGVRATAGPRLGWSRDLQNTSNELDTPFAKWTKDQVCSWLQEQGLGLHVNSAKHWIMSGQTLLQASQQDLERELGIKHPLHRKKLQLALQALGSEEDDNKGKLDYNWVTRWLDDIGLPQYKTQFDEGRVDGRMLHYMTVDDLLSLKVGSVLHHLSIKRAIQVLRINNYEPNCLRRRPSDENNITPAEISQWTNHRVMEWLRSVDLAEYAPNLRGSGVHGGLMVLEPRFNVETMALLLNIPPNKTLLRRHLATHFNLLIGLEAQQQKQESVESPDYNLLTATAKVKPRKLPFGSFGSLRKKRQEENEEYVCPMDVAMPKGSSFQKNYKRGVDIRLYDEDLDRLEQMEDSEGTVRQIGAFSEGINNLTSMLKEDEFFKELSTCSPSASVTDEDSNV; from the exons ATGATGTCCGATGCCAGTGACATGTTGGCCGCAGCTTTGGAGCAGATGGATGGAATCATAGCAG GCTCCAAGGCTTTAGAATACTCCAATGGCATCTTTGACTGCCAGTCTCCTACCTCTCCCTTTATGGGCAGCCTCCGAGCACTACACCTGGTCGAAGACTTGCGTGGTTTGCTGGAACTAATGGAAACGGAGGAGAAGGAAGGGTTACGCTGTCAGATCCCAGACTCCACGGCGGAAACTATTTTAgaatggctccagggtcacctG ACCAATGGACACATTTCTGTGAGTGGTGATGTTTACCAAGAAAGACTCTCTCGCCTTGAGAGTGACAAGGAATCTCTTGTGTTACAA GTCAGTGTGTTAACCGATCAGGTGGAAGCTCAGGGGGAGAAGATCAGAGACCTTGACTTGTGCCTGGATGAACACCGGGAGAAGCTGAATGCTACTGAGGAGATGCTGCAACAG GAACTTTTGAGTAGGACAGCCCTTGAGACGCAGAAACTGGATCTGATGGCTGAGGTTTCCAACTTAAAACTGAAGCTGACTGCTATGGAGAAAGACCGTCTGGATTTCGATGAGAGATTCAGGGACAGCGAG gGCCTGATCCAGGAGATCAGTGAACTGAGGTTCAGAGTCACAGAGATGGAAAATGAAAGACTTCAGTATGAAAGGAAACTGAAATCGACAAAA GATGAGCTAGGGATGCTGAAGGAGCAGCTGGAAAATAAAGAAGTGGAGTTGAGGAGGTTGCGTGATGCGACGGGCTTCAGTGTTACCCCTGGGGAGAGGTCGGAGAAGGAGGAGAAAG atgacaatttaaaaaagaagcTCGGAGTGAAAC ATTTCGAGGTGCAGAAAATGAAAAGGGCAGTTGAGTCTTTAATGGCTGCAAATGAAGAAAAA GACCGTAAGATCGAGGAACTCAGGCAGTCCCTGAACCGCTATAAGAAGGTTCAGGACATGGTTATGTCAGCCCAAGTTAAGAAAG ACAAACTAAAGGATGGTGACAGTGATGAGAGCCAGAGTGACAGTTCCATGTCAGTGTCCACTGCCATTTCAGTGGTTCTCGAATCGGAAAAATCACCCTCACCTGTCGCAGACAACGAAGAGACACCGGGAATGAGGCAGGATGAG CTACCAAAATTACACACAAGCAGTCTCCAGGTGTGCATCCCATCTTCCTCATCAACCCCCAAGTCTTCCTGTGTTCAAGAGCACAATGTGAATCTGGAGTTCACTGAACTGGACAG CAAAGCGTTGCCTCCAGAGTTATCAGAAATGCAAGAAACCCCTATATGTGACAGCCCTGT AACTCCAAATGTCACGAAAGCAAGTAGTCTGGAAAATCTGAAGAGCAGTGAAACAGACAAG CAGACTGTCATTTCACCCATCCATCAGAAGCCAGCAGAG ATGGCGGAGAACTTTTTCATTCTCCTTAAG aaCAAAGCCTATGAGGAGATCAGCAAGTTTGGCAGTCTTCCTCCCAAGTCTCCCAATTGCTCTGGCTCGGCGGACGATGAGAGTTTTGGAACGAGGAAGGCCAGGTCTTCATTCGGGCGAGGATTTTTCAAGATCAAAGGAAACAAAAGAACTGCAAGTGCTCCTAATCTAG ccgagactgagagagagggcaCAGACCACCTGGACCTGGCAGGTGTGCCGCGCAGGTCTGCGGAGACTGACAGCGTCCACACGTCCCCCGACTCCAAGAAGAAGGCCAGAGGCATCAAGAAGTTATTTGGGag gCTTAAGAGAAGTCAGTCAACCACTTTCAACCCCGATGAGATGTCGGAGGGAGAATTCAAAAGAGGCGGAGTGAGGGCCACAGCAGGGCCCAGACTGGGCTGGTCTAGAGACTTGCAGAACACTAGCAA TGAACTCGACACACCCTTCGCCAAGTGGACGAAGGACCAGGTGTGCAGCTGGCTGCAGGAGCAGGGGCTGGGTCTGCACGTCAACTCAGCCAAGCACTGGATCATGTCTGGCCAGACTTTACTGCAGGCGTCTCAGCAGGATCTGGAGAGG GAGCTTGGGATTAAACACCCTCTGCACAGAAAGAAACTGCAGCTGGCTTTGCAGGCTCTAGGATCTGAGGAAGATGACAACAAAGGAAAGCTGGATTACAACTGGGTCACAA GGTGGCTGGACGATATTGGGTTACCCCAGTACAAGACTCAGTTTGACGAAGGCAGGGTAGATGGAAGGATGCTTCATTACATGACTGTG GATGATTTGTTGTCCCTGAAAGTAGGAAGTGTCCTTCATCATCTGAGTATTAAAAGAGCCATTCAGGTCCTGCGGATTAACAACTACGAACCCAACTGTTTGCGTAGGCGGCCTTCAGACGAG AACAACATCACTCCTGCGGAGATTTCACAGTGGACCAATCACAGAGTGATGGAATGGCTGCGGTCTGTGGATCTGGCCGAGTACGCCCCCAATCTGAGAGGGAGTGGTGTCCATGGGGGACTCATG GTTTTGGAGCCGCGCTTCAACGTGGAGACGATGGCTCTGCTGCTGAACATCCCTCCGAACAAGACCCTCCTGAGGAGACACCTGGCCACACACTTCAACCTGCTCATAGGCTTGGAGGCCCAGCAGCAGAAACAAGAGTCGGTGGAGTCACCTGACTACAACCTGCTCACGGCCACAGCCAAAGTCAAG CCTAGAAAACTGCCTTTCGGGAGCTTTGGAAGTCTGCGGAAGAAGAGACAGGAGGAGAACGAGGAGTATGTGTGCCCCATGGATGTGGCAATGCCCAAGGGAAGCAGTTTTCAGAAGAACTACAAGCGCGGAGTGGATATCCGGTTGTACGATGAAGACCTTGACCGTCTGGAACAG ATGGAGGACTCTGAGGGAACTGTACGGCAAATTGGAGCATTTTCAGAGGGCATCAACAACTTGACT AGCATGCTGAAAGAAGACGAATTCTTCAAAGAACTTTCGACTTgttcccccagcgccagtgttACAGACGAGGACTCaaatgtgtga